The DNA segment TTGTGTTCTTCTGTATCGCTGGATGTGATGATGACGTCAAAATAGCCATCCAAACCGTATGGTGTGATATTCAGCTCGTAGCTCTCTTTTGTCTTGGAGGTAACAATGCCCAGCAAGTGATTGTTTTCCTTCAAATAACGCAGTGTGTCCTCCATTCCGGAAAAGATACTCACGCTGTCCGAATAAGTTTTTGATTGTGCACTCCACTTCGGATGCAGATCGGCAGCTTCTTCAGGTGTGAAGCCCAATAACTGCAAGCCTTCCATGCCCGGTATGCCGAAAATCGTACGCATGTCTTCTGGTGTGGCATGTCTGCCGGCGTGTTCCCGAAGGATGTCATCCAGACCTTTGAAGATGGAATCTTCGGTATCCACAATCGTACCGTCAACGTCAAAAATAAATGTATGAATCATCTGTATAAAACTCCCTTGAAATGTTTCTTGTTATTATAGCACAGCTTGGAATTGTAATAAAACTACTCTTACTGATGCAAAGGCATTAAGAAAAGGTTACAATGTACAGTGTTCGTTTGGCAATAGCGTTCATTGGTTATATACTATACCTTTAGGAGCATAAAATGTTGCTAAAAGAATAAGTTCGGCATTGCCGGTTTTTTATAGAGTAAGGGGAATTGAAACATGGCTTTAAACGAGAAAGAATCAAAAATACTGAGCTACATAAAGGAAAATCCTTTTATTTCGCAGCAAGATTTAGCTACAAAGATTGGCCTGTCACGTCCCGCAGTGGCGAACATCATTTCCGGCTTAGTGAGACGGGGATACCTTTTGGGGAAAGCCTATGTCATCAATGACACGCGACCGATTGTCTGCATCGGCGCTGCCTGTATCGATCGCCGCTATTTTGTGGAAGGTGGTCTTATTCATGGACAATCGAACAATGTTACCTCACAGACGTCAATCGGCGGGGTCGCTCTAAGTATCGCTGAGAATCTGGGAAGGCTACAGGAAGACGTCGTTATGCTGTCTCTGGTCGGGGACGATGCGGAATGGCATACGATCGAAGAATCCATGCGCCCATTGATGAAGACTTCAGAAGTGGAAATGGTTTCTGGTTTTTCGACAGGCACCTTTATGGAAGTCATCGATGAAAGCGGAAAAATGATTATTGGTCTAGCTGAAATGGATATTTATGAATACATGCAGCCGAAGTGGTTGTTGAAACACTTGGCGACGCTTAAGCGGGCGAAAACAATCATCATCGATTCGAATTGCCCGAAGGAAAGTGTGGAACACTTGCTTGAAATCGGAGCGAAGTACAATATTCCGATCGTCCTGATTTGCGCATCCGTGCTGAAACTGTACAACATTCCTGAAAATCTGAAAGGATTGAAGCTGCTGATCACGAAGCACGATGAAACCGAGAAACACTTCGGCATCGAGATCAATGATGATGCATCTTTGCGGGAAGCGATGCAGCTATGGTTGGATAAAGGGGTGCAGCATGTCATCATCACCAAAAACAGTCAGAGCGTCGGTTATGCCAGCGAAAAATACGGCATGCACGTCTATGACCTGAATAACAGCGACAGCGATACCTATATCTGGGGCACGAACGAAGCGCTTTGTGCCGGCATCGTCTATTCCTACTTGAGGACTGATGATATTTCGGAAACGATCCAGACTGGATTGGTGAACGCCGTCATGTCATCAAAATCAGCCTACAAAGTCCGTCCGAACCTATCTCAGGCGACTCTTCGTAAAGATGTCAAAGAAATCGGCAAGCTGGAAAGCAGAGAAATTTAGACGGATAATGACTTTCATTTGCATGAAAAATAAAAAGCTCACCAACGCTCTAATTTGAGTAGTGCAATAACCAAAAAGAGCCATTCACGGAATGGCTCTTTTTGGTTTGTAAATTTATCGACCGAATCGTCGCTAATCTTTTGTTTATTCGGTAAGTATAGTAAAATAAGAGTAGGGAAAGCGTTTTCTGGTTGATTATTCCAAAGGAGTGAGTTTGAATGGTTCAGTATAAAAACATATTGATCCCAGTGGACGGATCGGAGGCTTCGATCAAGGCGTTCAAACAGGCGGTCCATATTGCTGAAAGGAACAATGCCGAACTTTATCTTGTTGCGATACTGGATAAAAAAAATAATGCCGATGAAGCCGCACAGCTGCAGAAAGATAAGGACTCTTTATTCGATGAATTGGACAGATACGCGCGGGCAAACGGTGTCGCGGTGCAGAAGGAAATGCGATCGGGCAACGCCAAGGAAATGATTGCGAAGACACTTGTTGAAGAATGGAATTGTGATTTGATTGTAATGGGCGCGACAGGGAAGGGCACCATCGCGAAATTCGTGGTCGGATCGATCACGAATCATGTCATCAAAAATGCATCATGTGACGTATTAATTGTAAGGAAAAATTGATCAGACGCTTTTGAACAAAAGAATCAGGAGACGCAAAAAAAGTCCAGTTACGTAAACGTAGCTGGACTTTCCTTTGCCTAGAGGATAATTTTCGCGGTGCTTCCTTCTGCTGTTCGGTCGACTTCGATGTGGACAGGTATCCGCGTCTTCAATTCCTCGACGTGGGAAATGATACCGACCAAGCGGCCGCAACTGTTCAGGGAGAACAGTGCCTCGATTGCGGTATCCAAAGACTCTGGATCCAGCGAGCCGAAGCCTTCATCGATGAACAGCGTATCGATCTGGATGCCGCCGCTCCGGCTCTGCATCACATCGCTGAGTCCAAGTGCAAGCGCTAGGGATGCCTTGAAGCTTTCGCCGCCCGATAAGGTTTTGACGCTGCGGGTTTGGCCGGTGTAATGGTCGAATACATCCAGGTCCAGACCCTTGGCTCCGGAACCTTTTCCTTTGTCCTCCTTCCGCAATAACAGGTAGCGGTTGTTCGTCATCTGTTGGAAGCGAAGATTGGCGGCTTCGATGATTTCCTCATAGTAGATCGCCAGCACATAGCGTTCGAAGGAGATATAGTCAGTTTCTTTGGTGCCGTTGGCGATGTCCGACAAAGTCCTGTATTTCTGGTAAGCGGCAATGATCTGTTGCTGTTTTTTGTAGATTGCTGCAATTTCCTGCGCCGCTTTCTTAAGCATTTGGATGTCGCCTGCAAGCTGATCTTTTTGCTCTTCCGACTCGCGGATTGCATTGTCCAGAAGCACTATTTGATCGGCGCAGGCAGCGATTGTTTGGTCTGGGGGCAGTGTTGCTGCTGCTTTTCTTTGATCGCGCAAACGGGTGACGGTGACATTCAGATCGTCTTCATGGCTGCGGATCCGTTTCTGGATTTCCAGAAACAATGCTTTGTCCAATATCAGATGCTCGAAAGGCTCTTCCAGCCCGGTTGAATCCAGTACGATTGTGTAGGCTGTTTCCGCATCCAGCAAAGCATTTTTTGTCTCCTCATTCTGAGCCGCGTAAGTGGTCCGGTTGGCAAGACAGACAGCAATCTGTTTCTCGAGTTCAGTCAGCTCGCTGTTCAGCTTGTTGTATTCATTCGTGCAGGATTCAATCTTTCCGTTGAACTGCAGAATCTCTTTTTGCACGGTTGCGAGGTCCTTGTCGCCCAAAACTTGTTTTTCCTGGTCAATCTCGGCCAGCAGATCCCGGGCAAGGGTTTCGTTCAAGTGCAATGTTTTCTGAAGCGCAAGACAGTTCTGGTCGATCTGCTGCAGTTTCGCTTCAATGTCGCTTTGCTCCTTTACGAGGGCATCCTCTTCGTCAAGCACCTTCTGCAGATTTTTCATATCCAACAGCAATGCTTTTTCTGACGCGATTTCGGTATCGCGTTTTTCTTTCTGTTCCTGTTTGTAGCTTTCGAAAGTTTCAGCCGTAACTGCTAAATCGGCGAAGAGATCAGCCAGTTGTTTTCGGATGCCGGAAAGTTCGGCAGTTGCTTGCTGGTAATCGGCATAGGCCTGGTTCCGTTTTTTCTCAAGCAGCTCCCGGTCCTGTTCGGAAAGGGTGTCCGCCGTTTTTTGCGCGGGGGCGGGATGGTCGGTTGAACCGCAGACAAGACAGGCCTCTCCGCTGACCAACTGTTCGGCTAAGATGCCGGCGATGTTGCGGTTGTAGAGTATGGTTTCATCCTTGAACTGTTGGTCGAGCCTCACGAATGTTTTTTCCAGAAGCAGGAATCGCTCATTTTTGACCAGTTGTTCAGCCAACAATTTTTCGGTTTGGACAATCCTCTTGTGGAGCTGCTCCGATTGCTGCACGTTCATTCGGCATGCGCTCAATTGGTTTTGAATGACGGCTGCATCCTTTTGGGCTTGTTTCACCGCCGCAAGCTTCAGGTGGCACTGCTCCTGTTTTTCTTTTTGCGCCTGTTTGAGAACGTTATGTTTCTGCAGTTCTTTCGTGGCATCGGTGCAAGCTTTCTGGCAACTGGCCAGCTCTTTCTCATTCTTCGCCAAGGCGAAAAGCTGTTTTTCCTGTTCCTTCGCCGCGTCGATCTGCTCACGAAAGCCTGGAATCATGGAAAAGGCAAGTTCAGCCGCTTCGAACGCCGGTTTCTTGTCGCGTGAAGCCTGATTCAGTTGGTCCAAAAGTGCATCATTTTGTTTGGTTTGTTCCTGTTTTGCGGCCCTGTTTGTGGACGCTGCAACGCAAAGCAATCTTTTTTCCTCGGCTTTGATGGCTTGTTCATGACGTTCCAACTGCCGTTTCCATCCAACAACAGCAGTTTCCTCTTCCTCAAGGACTTTCAACCTGGCCTCCAACTGTGCGATTTCTTCCAGCAGTTTGATGGTATCGGATGTTGATTGGTTTTGGGAACGCAAAGCCGTGAGCTGCAGTTCTTTGGCTGCACGGTCTTCTTCGAGCGCTGCCAACAATTCCGCGATCCGAACGAGGATGCGCTCGGTGTCCTGCAAGGTGAGTGCTTCCTGCAGGCCGTCATCGTTGATTCCCGAGGCAAACGAGTAGGCAGTTTGCAATGAATCCTGGGCGGAAGTCGCCTGGCTCTGGAGCGATTTGGCTTTTTCCTTCAGCTCCTCCTGGAAGCTTTTCAGAATTTCGGTCCCGAAGATGTTCCGGAAGATGGTCTCTTTTTCATTGCTGTTCGATTCCAGCAGTTTTTTGAATTCCCCTTGCGGCAGCATGACGATCTGTTTGAATTGCTCATAGTTCAAGGAAAGCAGCTGCTCTATTTCCGCATTGGCCTCGCGCGCTTTCGTCGTCACGGTGTCGTCATGGTAGAAGGCCACGTCAGCCGACAGACCAATGATTTTTCCGCTCTTCCCGGGACCCATCTGGGCAGGGGAGCGTCTGACGCGGTAAGTTTTTCCGTTGTATTCGAATTCCAGGTCGACGTAGCAGACCGACTCTTCCGTTGCGAACTGCGACTTGAAGGTGTCCTTTTCGCGGCTGCTGCCGCTGGCGACATCGTAAAGCGCGTAAGCAACGGCATCAAAAATTGTGGTCTTGCCTGCACCGGTAGGCCCGCTCACAAGAAACAGCGTTTGGTTCTGGAATTGCGTGAAGTCCAATACGATCTTTTCTTTGTATGGCCCGAAGGCACTTATTTCTAATCTTAAAGGTCTCATTTAATCTTTCCTTCCCAAAGCGGAAAAGATATCCGCAACGATTTTTTGGCCGGATTCATCCAATTCCATGGCGCGGTATTGCTCGTAAAAGTCCTTGAACAGGTCCGGGTAGGACAGCTGTTGGAGATCCTCCCGGTTATGCTGCAGGGCCACCGATTCGGTTTCCCTCCGGCTAACGTATTCGAGGCCCATCGCCTGCGGATAGCGGCGACGCAATTGGTTCATCGCATCCAGCACATATTCCGTATCCTTCAGTTCAAAGAACAGATAATCGTCGGATTGGCCGTTCATCAGCTCGGAAAACGTGCTTCTGACCGTGCGCATATCGCGCAAAGGCTTGATGCGGAGCGGTTCTATTTCCAGTCTGTCTTTTTCTATCGTTACGATAGTCGTCTGCTTTTGATGAGGGGTCTCCGATTTTGAATATTTCAGGATCGAGCCGCTGTAGCGGACTCTGTCGTTTTTTACTTTCTGAGCCTTGTGCAGATGGCCCAAAGCGACATAATCAAAGTCCTCGAACAGTGATACGTCCACATATTCGGATGTGCCGATGCTGAGCGGACGTTCGGAATCGGATGGTTCGCTCGTGTCGTTTCCGGTCTGGATCACATAGCCGTGTGCAATCAGGATGTTCACTTCTTCCGGGTTCATCGTTGCTTTGATGGTCGCCAATTGTGCCCGCACGGCATCTTCCATATTTTTGATGCTGTCGTCCTGAAGCGTTTCCCGGACATAGACATGATCCGCAAAGGGCAGCAAATAGAAGTTGGTTCCTTGGAAGGCAACTTTGCGGATGGTCTCCTTCAGGGTTCCTTCTATATAGAGCCGGCTGTCCGCCAGCAGATCGGCTGCGTATTCGATCCGTTCGTTGCTGTCGTGGTTGCCGGCGATGACGAACACGGGCACGCCCAATTCCTTTACCATCCGGGTCAGTGTCCGGTTGGCCAGTGCCACCGCTTCTTTTGGAGGCAATGCGCGGTCGTAAAGGTCCCCGGCCATAATGATTGCGTCGATTTCTTTATCTTTAAGTGTTTCAATCAGGTTCATCAAGTAATGGCGCTGATCGTCCAGCATGGAAAAATCATTGACGATTTTTCCCAGGTGCCAATCAGCCGTATGCAGTATTCTCATGGGAAAGTCTCCTGTCCGTCGGTTAGTATTTGAAAAAACAGTTGCGCGTATCTAGTTGTTCAGATAAATAAGTTCATTTTACATTATAACAGATTCTCGCACCGGAAATCAGGGACAATCGACGGTGCGCGAGTGGAAATGCTAGTGACATCAGCGCTTTTGGTCTATAGTATAAGTAACGGGATTCAAAAAGAGAGCAGTTGAAGGAGGAGTCGGAATGGATCTGGGGTTAACGAACAAAGTGGCATTGGTCATCGCTTCCAGCCAAGGTCTGGGCAAGGCGGTGGCGAAGGAACTCGTCAAAGAAGGTGCGCATGTCATGCTCACCAGCAGAAGCGAAGACAGGTTGGCTGAGGTGAAAGAAGAACTGGAAGCCTTGCATGCCGGAAAGGTCGCTTATTTCCCTTGCGATATCACAAAAGTTGAGGACATCCAGAAGCTGGTGGAAAGGACCCATGCCGTATTCGGTAAAATCGATATCTTGCTGAACAATGCAGGCGGACCGCCAAGCGGAAAATTCGATTCCTTTTCCGATGAGGCTTGGCAGCAGGCTTTCGAATTGAATCTGCTGAGCTACATCCGGATCATCCGCGAAGTACTGCCTGATCTGCGCAAAGAGGGCGGACGCATCGTCAATATCGCTTCGATTTCGGTGAAGACGCCGTTGCCGAATCTGGTCCTGTCCAACACCTTCCGTAACGGCATCGTCGGCCTGAGCAAGACGCTTGCCGATGAATTGGCGCCCGACAACATCCTTGTCAACGTCGTTGCGCCGGGGAAAATCGCAACCGATCGCCTGAAATATCTGAATGAAGCGAGCGCCAAAACAAAAGAGTTGTCCTTGGCGGAAGTCGACAAAGCCGCGATTGCGGGCATTCCGTTGGGCCGCTACGGTACACCGGAAGAATTCGCGAAAGCCGTCGTTTTCCTTCTTTCCGAAGCAAATACGTACATCACCGGCAGCACACTATATGTGGATGGCGGGGCAGTCAAAGCGATTTGAAGCCGAACTGCCATCCGAAACAGACAGGAGAATGGAATATGGGACAAGTAATCATCAACGCAGACGATTTTGGTCTCACGAATGGAGTGAACTACGGCATCATCGATAGTTTTTTGTACGGCATCACCACATCGACTACCTTGCTTGCGAACGGAGCCGCATTCGATCATGCTGTTGAATTGGCATCCGATTATCCGGATCTGGAAATCGGTGTCCATCTGAATTTGACACTCGGGAAGCCTTTATTGGCTGATGCGGCTAGCATCAGTGCCGATGGGCGTTTCCGCACCAGGGAATACGTGCAGCAGCATGCTGCTTCGTTGGATTTGGATGAAGTTTACGCGGAGTGGCATGCGCAGATCGAAAAGGTGCGGAAGGCAGGCATCAAACCAACGCATTTGGATTCGCACCATCATGTGCATATGTTGGAGCCACTCAACAAAGTGATCCTGTCGTTGGCGATCCAGTACGAGTTGCCGATCCGGGATCACTTTGAAGGCAGCCATGGTGTGTTGCACACGGACCGTCAATTCGATCTTGGATTCGCTGCTGAAAAACCGCAGGCCGAATTGGGGATGAATGTGATGGAGAAATTGGATGATATCATGGCCGTCCTGGAAAAGCCTGACACTTCGGTTGAATTGATCGTCCATCCGGGTTATGTCGATGCCAGTCTGGAACGCGTGAGCAGTCTGCAGAAGGACAGGGCCTACATGGCAGAATTTTTGATGCATTCCGATTTTGCGGATCGGATTCGTGAAGATGACGCAATCCAGTTGATTTCGTATGCGGAATTGGAAGAATAAGGATGAAAGGAAAGGCAGTCCCGGTAAGGGGCTGCCTTTTTGTATTTATTGCTAAATTATAATAATTATCATTAACAAAAAAGCGGCAAACAGTGATAGAATAGAGGAATGAAGCGCGGCCAATCTGAACAGCGACCTTTGGGAAGATGTAATGATTTCGGCTGCATATTGAATGATAAAGGGGTAATTAAAAAATGGCATTATTGGAAATGGATCATCTGAGCTTTGTTTCGGAGGGCAAAGTCATTCTGGATGACATCACCTATTCGTTGGAGGAGGGCGAATTCCTCTCGATAACCGGTCCATCCGGAAGCGGCAAGAGCACACTTTTGAAGATAATTGCGACGATCCTCTCGCGTACCGAAGGGGAAATACGCTACCAAGGCAAATCGCTGGATGCGTACGAACCCACCGAGTATCGTAAGGAGGTTTCCTACACGTTCCAGACACCCGTTTTGTTCGGAAAAACGGTCCGCGATAATTTGGCTTTTCCTTACGAAATCCGCAAAAAGGAATTTGATGAAAGGAAAGCGGACGCCTATTTGGAATCGGTCGGGCTGCCGAAGGAATACTTGGATAAAGAAATCAACACCTTGTCAGGCGGGGAAAAACAGCGCGTCGCCTTGATCCGGAACGTCCTGTTCCAACCAAAAATCCTCCTGCTCGATGAAGTGACGAGCGCCTTGGATGAAGCGAATCGCCAGATCATCTGGAAATGGCTCCAGGAAATGCGGAATCATTCCGATATGACAATCATCATGGTCAGCCATAACGAGGAAGAATCCAGCTTGGCGGATAAGAACATCCATATCGTTGCAGGAAAAATCGTGAAAGAGGAGGGATATTAGGATGGATCTACAAGTCAGTCCAATCACGCTTATCTTGAGCTTCTCGTTAGTAATGGTGGGAGTCTACATCTCCTACAAGGAAAAATTAGGCACGGCCAAAGACATCCTGTACAGCATTGCCAGAGCCATTGTGCAGTTGATTGCGGTCGGATACGTGTTGACCTACCTGTTCAATGTGAACAACACGATCGTCACCATAGCGATGGTTGCGGTCATCGTCTTCAATGCTTCATGGAATGCCCACAAGCGCAGCAGCAGTATCCCGAACTCCTTGAAAATTTCATTGATCGCCATTACAGCTTCAGCGATTTTGACGTTATCTGTGCTGGTTCTTTCCGGATCCGTCAAATTTATCCCCTCACAGATCGTACCGATCACAGGCATGATAGCCGGGAATGCGATGACGACCATTGGTTTGTGTTACCGTAATCTGAATTCGTTGTTCCGCGATCAGCGTCAGCAGATCCTGGAAAAGTTGTCTTTGGGAGCAACCCCGAATCAAGCTTCGCGCACGATCTTGCGGGAAACAATCAAATCAGGGATGCAGCCATCCTTGGATTCCGCCAAAACAGTGGGAATCGTCTCCTTGCCGGGCATGATGTCGGGTCTGATGTTTGCAGGGACCGTGCCGATGACTGCCATCATGTATCAGATTATGGTGACTTTCATGCTGGTGGCGGCGACAAGCATCTCGTCTTATATCGCCTCTTTCCTGGCATACCGCGAATTCTACAATGACAGACAGCAGCTGCGTGTCTGACTTTGATCGGTTTTTCGGTTGGTCCGTGCTGAAAAGTATGGTATCCTTTCTATTATAAAATTGATTTGGGAGGAAAAACGTTGAGCGGATTAATCTATCGCAGAACCCATCGCATCAAAGGCTATGAATGCGACATCACCGGTGAAATCACCTTGCCGTCGCTCGTGAACCTGATGATGGATCTGTCGGGCCAACAAAGCGATTCACTCGGGAACACGAATGACCAGATGTCCGAAAGAGGGCTCAGTTGGATCATCGTGCAGTACGATATGCAGATCGAGCGCATGCCGCACCGAGGCGAAGAAATCGTCCTGGAAACGGAAGCTATCAGCTACAATCGTTTCTTCACCTATCGCCGCTTCCGGGCTTATGATAAAAGGGAACAAATGTGTGTGGAAGTGATGACGAACTTCGTCATGATGGACATCGAGACCCGTAAAATGGTCCAGATCCAAAAAGACTTGCTGAGCGTCTATCAGGCTGATGAAATCCGGATGATGGTGCGGATGCAGAAGCCGATCCAACTGGAGCCGGAGAACCAAAGGGAACAGGATTTCCGCGTCAGATACCTGGATATCGACTACAATCGTCATGTCAACAACGCGAAATATTTCGATTGGATCATCAACACGATCGACCCGAAATTCATCATGGATCACCAGATGGCTGCCGTTACGATCAAGTACGAAAAAGAAGTCGAATACGGCAACAGCATCACCAGCGTCATGTCGACGAAAGAAGCGGAGAACGGCGAAATCATCACCGCGCATCGCATCATGAACGGCGAAGACCTGGCCTGCGAAGCCCACATGATCTGGAAAAAAGTATAAGCAAAGAAGGAGGAGCAAACCGAACGCGCGGTTTGCTCCTCCTTCTTTTTTTACAGGCTTTTCAAGTGCTGGTTTTATGCTTGTTCTTTATATAATGCGTTGATTCTTGCTTGAACGTCTTTATCTGCCAAGAAGTCTTC comes from the uncultured Trichococcus sp. genome and includes:
- a CDS encoding exonuclease SbcCD subunit D — protein: MRILHTADWHLGKIVNDFSMLDDQRHYLMNLIETLKDKEIDAIIMAGDLYDRALPPKEAVALANRTLTRMVKELGVPVFVIAGNHDSNERIEYAADLLADSRLYIEGTLKETIRKVAFQGTNFYLLPFADHVYVRETLQDDSIKNMEDAVRAQLATIKATMNPEEVNILIAHGYVIQTGNDTSEPSDSERPLSIGTSEYVDVSLFEDFDYVALGHLHKAQKVKNDRVRYSGSILKYSKSETPHQKQTTIVTIEKDRLEIEPLRIKPLRDMRTVRSTFSELMNGQSDDYLFFELKDTEYVLDAMNQLRRRYPQAMGLEYVSRRETESVALQHNREDLQQLSYPDLFKDFYEQYRAMELDESGQKIVADIFSALGRKD
- a CDS encoding carbohydrate deacetylase, whose protein sequence is MGQVIINADDFGLTNGVNYGIIDSFLYGITTSTTLLANGAAFDHAVELASDYPDLEIGVHLNLTLGKPLLADAASISADGRFRTREYVQQHAASLDLDEVYAEWHAQIEKVRKAGIKPTHLDSHHHVHMLEPLNKVILSLAIQYELPIRDHFEGSHGVLHTDRQFDLGFAAEKPQAELGMNVMEKLDDIMAVLEKPDTSVELIVHPGYVDASLERVSSLQKDRAYMAEFLMHSDFADRIREDDAIQLISYAELEE
- the fetB gene encoding iron export ABC transporter permease subunit FetB, producing the protein MDLQVSPITLILSFSLVMVGVYISYKEKLGTAKDILYSIARAIVQLIAVGYVLTYLFNVNNTIVTIAMVAVIVFNASWNAHKRSSSIPNSLKISLIAITASAILTLSVLVLSGSVKFIPSQIVPITGMIAGNAMTTIGLCYRNLNSLFRDQRQQILEKLSLGATPNQASRTILRETIKSGMQPSLDSAKTVGIVSLPGMMSGLMFAGTVPMTAIMYQIMVTFMLVAATSISSYIASFLAYREFYNDRQQLRV
- a CDS encoding HAD family hydrolase, with amino-acid sequence MIHTFIFDVDGTIVDTEDSIFKGLDDILREHAGRHATPEDMRTIFGIPGMEGLQLLGFTPEEAADLHPKWSAQSKTYSDSVSIFSGMEDTLRYLKENNHLLGIVTSKTKESYELNITPYGLDGYFDVIITSSDTEEHKPSGQPLTECLRRLGIAENEAIYIGDSIYDNQCARNAAVAFGLAEWGSHTAKGFDADHIFKTPSDILSIL
- a CDS encoding ATP-binding cassette domain-containing protein; amino-acid sequence: MALLEMDHLSFVSEGKVILDDITYSLEEGEFLSITGPSGSGKSTLLKIIATILSRTEGEIRYQGKSLDAYEPTEYRKEVSYTFQTPVLFGKTVRDNLAFPYEIRKKEFDERKADAYLESVGLPKEYLDKEINTLSGGEKQRVALIRNVLFQPKILLLDEVTSALDEANRQIIWKWLQEMRNHSDMTIIMVSHNEEESSLADKNIHIVAGKIVKEEGY
- a CDS encoding carbohydrate kinase, producing the protein MALNEKESKILSYIKENPFISQQDLATKIGLSRPAVANIISGLVRRGYLLGKAYVINDTRPIVCIGAACIDRRYFVEGGLIHGQSNNVTSQTSIGGVALSIAENLGRLQEDVVMLSLVGDDAEWHTIEESMRPLMKTSEVEMVSGFSTGTFMEVIDESGKMIIGLAEMDIYEYMQPKWLLKHLATLKRAKTIIIDSNCPKESVEHLLEIGAKYNIPIVLICASVLKLYNIPENLKGLKLLITKHDETEKHFGIEINDDASLREAMQLWLDKGVQHVIITKNSQSVGYASEKYGMHVYDLNNSDSDTYIWGTNEALCAGIVYSYLRTDDISETIQTGLVNAVMSSKSAYKVRPNLSQATLRKDVKEIGKLESREI
- a CDS encoding SMC family ATPase → MRPLRLEISAFGPYKEKIVLDFTQFQNQTLFLVSGPTGAGKTTIFDAVAYALYDVASGSSREKDTFKSQFATEESVCYVDLEFEYNGKTYRVRRSPAQMGPGKSGKIIGLSADVAFYHDDTVTTKAREANAEIEQLLSLNYEQFKQIVMLPQGEFKKLLESNSNEKETIFRNIFGTEILKSFQEELKEKAKSLQSQATSAQDSLQTAYSFASGINDDGLQEALTLQDTERILVRIAELLAALEEDRAAKELQLTALRSQNQSTSDTIKLLEEIAQLEARLKVLEEEETAVVGWKRQLERHEQAIKAEEKRLLCVAASTNRAAKQEQTKQNDALLDQLNQASRDKKPAFEAAELAFSMIPGFREQIDAAKEQEKQLFALAKNEKELASCQKACTDATKELQKHNVLKQAQKEKQEQCHLKLAAVKQAQKDAAVIQNQLSACRMNVQQSEQLHKRIVQTEKLLAEQLVKNERFLLLEKTFVRLDQQFKDETILYNRNIAGILAEQLVSGEACLVCGSTDHPAPAQKTADTLSEQDRELLEKKRNQAYADYQQATAELSGIRKQLADLFADLAVTAETFESYKQEQKEKRDTEIASEKALLLDMKNLQKVLDEEDALVKEQSDIEAKLQQIDQNCLALQKTLHLNETLARDLLAEIDQEKQVLGDKDLATVQKEILQFNGKIESCTNEYNKLNSELTELEKQIAVCLANRTTYAAQNEETKNALLDAETAYTIVLDSTGLEEPFEHLILDKALFLEIQKRIRSHEDDLNVTVTRLRDQRKAAATLPPDQTIAACADQIVLLDNAIRESEEQKDQLAGDIQMLKKAAQEIAAIYKKQQQIIAAYQKYRTLSDIANGTKETDYISFERYVLAIYYEEIIEAANLRFQQMTNNRYLLLRKEDKGKGSGAKGLDLDVFDHYTGQTRSVKTLSGGESFKASLALALGLSDVMQSRSGGIQIDTLFIDEGFGSLDPESLDTAIEALFSLNSCGRLVGIISHVEELKTRIPVHIEVDRTAEGSTAKIIL
- a CDS encoding acyl-ACP thioesterase domain-containing protein, whose product is MSGLIYRRTHRIKGYECDITGEITLPSLVNLMMDLSGQQSDSLGNTNDQMSERGLSWIIVQYDMQIERMPHRGEEIVLETEAISYNRFFTYRRFRAYDKREQMCVEVMTNFVMMDIETRKMVQIQKDLLSVYQADEIRMMVRMQKPIQLEPENQREQDFRVRYLDIDYNRHVNNAKYFDWIINTIDPKFIMDHQMAAVTIKYEKEVEYGNSITSVMSTKEAENGEIITAHRIMNGEDLACEAHMIWKKV
- a CDS encoding universal stress protein → MVQYKNILIPVDGSEASIKAFKQAVHIAERNNAELYLVAILDKKNNADEAAQLQKDKDSLFDELDRYARANGVAVQKEMRSGNAKEMIAKTLVEEWNCDLIVMGATGKGTIAKFVVGSITNHVIKNASCDVLIVRKN
- a CDS encoding SDR family oxidoreductase produces the protein MDLGLTNKVALVIASSQGLGKAVAKELVKEGAHVMLTSRSEDRLAEVKEELEALHAGKVAYFPCDITKVEDIQKLVERTHAVFGKIDILLNNAGGPPSGKFDSFSDEAWQQAFELNLLSYIRIIREVLPDLRKEGGRIVNIASISVKTPLPNLVLSNTFRNGIVGLSKTLADELAPDNILVNVVAPGKIATDRLKYLNEASAKTKELSLAEVDKAAIAGIPLGRYGTPEEFAKAVVFLLSEANTYITGSTLYVDGGAVKAI